The Paraburkholderia sp. ZP32-5 genome includes a window with the following:
- a CDS encoding nucleotidyltransferase family protein, with protein MSSMLPCMILAGGLGTRLRPVLGEGLPKAMASVGGQPFLAWMLRWLEQQRVTDVVLSLGYGCGEIVDWLQRQSLELSVTIIEEDEPLGTGGAIMHALRSYGAPRMIVLNGDTITNLDLPAFAGFFNATSADLAIAATSVPDASRYGTLEFDTGSKRLIAFEEKRPVAAPGFINAGVYAVDAARLLGFDLPKRFSFEDDFLRRQIGSLDMRVFPDITEFIDIGIPSDYARAQQVVPLMCERSAHDS; from the coding sequence ATGAGCAGCATGCTGCCTTGCATGATCCTGGCGGGCGGACTGGGCACGCGATTACGGCCGGTTCTCGGCGAAGGTCTTCCTAAGGCGATGGCCAGCGTCGGCGGCCAGCCGTTTCTCGCGTGGATGTTGCGCTGGCTGGAACAGCAACGGGTGACCGATGTCGTGCTGTCGCTCGGTTATGGATGTGGCGAGATCGTCGACTGGCTGCAGCGGCAATCGCTGGAATTGTCCGTGACCATCATCGAGGAAGACGAGCCGCTCGGGACCGGCGGCGCGATCATGCATGCGCTGCGCAGCTATGGCGCGCCGCGGATGATCGTGCTGAACGGCGACACGATCACGAATCTGGATTTGCCCGCTTTCGCCGGCTTTTTCAACGCCACGAGTGCGGATCTCGCCATCGCGGCGACCAGCGTGCCCGATGCGTCACGGTACGGAACACTCGAATTCGACACCGGCTCGAAGCGCCTGATCGCGTTCGAAGAAAAGCGGCCGGTAGCGGCGCCGGGCTTCATCAATGCCGGCGTGTACGCGGTCGACGCGGCGCGTCTGCTCGGCTTCGATCTGCCCAAACGCTTTTCGTTTGAAGACGATTTCCTGCGCCGGCAGATCGGCTCGCTCGACATGCGGGTCTTTCCAGACATCACGGAGTTCATCGATATCGGTATTCCGTCGGACTATGCGCGCGCCCAGCAGGTGGTGCCGCTGATGTGTGAACGATCCGCCCATGACTCGTAA
- a CDS encoding methyl-accepting chemotaxis protein — MLNNITIRGGLTLVVSVFVAFLLTVIAVGYGALKLANNSLDEAQHSAVALSHLKASSEKLLQVQLALGTFQTLFSVGKQTDGMLPAAHKVLADSNNDFRNYMAGPFESDAERKLAQSVGDARAALVDKALEPEFKALTDYDFNTFRNLQGDTANNLYSTYSKAIDALENAQLDNQQQQAATGARRFQLATLLFGAIAVIALVIGVAARVALSAALIKPVNATVQHFERMAAGDLSGAIKVRSRNEMGQLLGALTRMRDGLVDTVAKVRGSTSAITQGANEIAAGNADLSARTEQQAAALQETAASMEQLSATVKQNADNAKQANRLAHGALDTVTRGGTVVSRVTETMDGISESSRKVTEIIGMIEGIAFQTNILALNAAVEAARAGEQGRGFAVVASEVRSLAQRSGSAAKEIKELIGESAAKVEQGASLVSDAQKTIQEAMKAVERVTGVMSEIEASALEQSDGIEQVNKAVSQIDEVTQHNAALVEQAAAAAKSLEEQAIVLKEAIAVFRLEESGVPA, encoded by the coding sequence ATGCTAAACAACATCACAATTCGTGGCGGGCTCACGCTGGTCGTCAGCGTATTCGTCGCCTTCCTTCTGACGGTGATCGCAGTCGGTTACGGCGCATTGAAGCTCGCCAACAATAGCCTCGATGAAGCGCAGCATAGTGCCGTCGCGCTGTCGCATCTGAAGGCGAGTTCGGAAAAGCTTCTGCAGGTGCAGCTCGCGTTGGGCACGTTTCAGACGCTGTTCAGCGTCGGCAAGCAGACCGACGGCATGCTGCCGGCAGCGCATAAGGTGCTGGCGGACTCGAACAACGACTTCCGCAATTACATGGCCGGACCGTTCGAGAGCGATGCCGAGCGCAAGCTCGCGCAGAGCGTCGGCGACGCGCGCGCGGCGCTGGTCGACAAGGCGCTCGAACCGGAATTCAAGGCGCTGACCGATTACGACTTCAACACGTTCCGCAACCTGCAGGGCGACACGGCCAACAACCTCTACTCGACTTACTCGAAGGCGATCGACGCGCTGGAAAACGCGCAGCTCGACAACCAGCAGCAACAGGCGGCCACCGGCGCGCGACGCTTCCAGCTCGCGACGCTGCTGTTCGGCGCGATCGCGGTGATCGCGCTGGTAATCGGCGTGGCGGCACGCGTCGCGTTGTCGGCGGCGCTGATCAAGCCGGTCAACGCAACGGTCCAGCACTTCGAGCGGATGGCGGCCGGCGATCTGAGCGGCGCGATCAAGGTCCGCTCGCGCAACGAGATGGGCCAGTTGCTCGGGGCGCTGACGCGCATGCGCGACGGCCTCGTCGACACCGTTGCGAAGGTGCGCGGCAGCACGAGCGCGATCACGCAGGGGGCGAACGAAATCGCGGCCGGCAACGCCGATCTGTCGGCGCGTACCGAGCAGCAGGCGGCCGCTTTGCAAGAGACCGCGGCGAGCATGGAGCAACTGTCGGCGACCGTGAAGCAGAACGCGGACAACGCGAAGCAGGCGAACCGTCTCGCGCACGGCGCGCTCGATACGGTCACGCGTGGCGGCACGGTGGTGTCGCGCGTCACCGAGACGATGGACGGCATCAGCGAGTCGTCGCGCAAGGTCACCGAGATCATTGGCATGATCGAGGGGATCGCGTTCCAGACCAATATCCTTGCATTGAACGCGGCGGTCGAAGCAGCGCGCGCGGGCGAGCAGGGGCGCGGCTTCGCGGTGGTGGCCTCGGAAGTGCGCAGCCTCGCGCAGCGCTCGGGCTCGGCGGCCAAGGAGATCAAGGAGCTGATCGGTGAATCGGCGGCCAAGGTCGAACAGGGCGCGTCGCTCGTGTCCGATGCGCAGAAGACGATTCAGGAAGCGATGAAGGCGGTCGAGCGCGTGACCGGTGTGATGAGCGAGATCGAAGCATCGGCGCTCGAACAGAGCGACGGCATCGAGCAGGTCAACAAAGCGGTGTCGCAGATCGACGAGGTCACGCAGCACAACGCGGCGCTCGTCGAGCAGGCGGCGGCTGCGGCGAAGTCGCTCGAAGAGCAGGCGATCGTTCTGAAAGAGGCGATTGCCGTGTTCCGGCTCGAAGAGTCGGGCGTGCCGGCTTAG
- a CDS encoding polysaccharide biosynthesis tyrosine autokinase, whose protein sequence is MRNDVGHGPSATIVQDVSTFSMFDVLENVLTYRYLFVSVLLSGLLLGCAYVLLASPMYSANALIQIEDKKSSALGSLSTVTRALDVNGSPILGEIDVARSRTVVTQAVEASASQTTVTVKNTFPLVGRWLATVLPRDPDGLASAPLGLTSWAWGGENLKIGSFDVPPSQTGKPYKLVYDGEGQWTLLDRTGTEVLKGKVGELAVSGDYRMLLTAVTARPGTEFTLARHGTQSTVDRIIKKLNVAETKRESGVFEVEFGDSSPFYAARLVNAIADAYLKNNDTRRAQDSERSLKFLNSQIPIVRARLQKAEDALNAFRLREGSIDVSGEIKGLLDQSAAIEKAKLETNLTYQELRSKYQLGQPPLDAVLGKLKELDTASHKLSDRIAQLPNLQQELLRLSRDVDVENQLYVGLMNNAQQLQIATASSGGNASIVDYAEVAEKPSRPNAMLALLLGGAAGGLFGFVAVQLKALGAGRIRDPKRLEQIVGIDTLGILPVSPAQQIAAAKPEHTFLISAEETETPIIEAMESLVLAVQCSLAEKDGSKVVLITSAVPNQGKSMISANLAYLLAEKGLKTLLLDADMRKSKVHRYLSANTSVGLSGVLDGTLDSADVIAKPTENFHALPAGKKTSKAAKLLRGDNFGPVIASLREEYDVVIVDSPPVLPVTDAAALSRFADMTLFVTRQGEVSYAEVAESMSRLAKVGTKVDGLVFNGFTPSPLRYGYYSNAYRYMSEQD, encoded by the coding sequence ATGCGCAACGATGTCGGTCATGGGCCAAGCGCCACTATTGTTCAGGATGTGTCGACATTCTCGATGTTCGACGTATTGGAAAATGTTCTGACTTATCGCTATCTGTTCGTTAGCGTACTTTTGTCAGGGCTATTGCTTGGCTGCGCATATGTGTTATTGGCTTCGCCGATGTATTCGGCGAATGCGCTGATTCAGATCGAGGACAAGAAAAGCAGTGCGCTGGGTTCTTTGTCCACGGTCACGCGCGCGCTGGATGTGAACGGCTCGCCGATTCTCGGCGAGATCGACGTCGCGCGTTCGCGGACCGTCGTCACGCAGGCGGTCGAAGCGTCGGCCTCGCAAACCACCGTCACGGTCAAGAACACGTTCCCGCTGGTGGGCCGCTGGCTCGCCACGGTGCTGCCGCGTGACCCGGATGGACTCGCCAGTGCGCCGCTCGGCCTCACGAGCTGGGCATGGGGTGGCGAAAATCTGAAGATCGGCTCCTTCGATGTTCCTCCGTCGCAGACCGGCAAACCGTACAAGCTCGTGTACGACGGCGAAGGCCAATGGACGTTGCTGGACCGCACCGGTACCGAAGTGCTGAAGGGCAAGGTCGGCGAACTCGCTGTCTCGGGCGACTACCGGATGCTGCTGACGGCGGTGACCGCGCGCCCGGGCACCGAATTCACGCTCGCCCGGCACGGCACGCAGTCGACCGTCGACCGGATCATCAAGAAGCTCAACGTCGCCGAGACCAAACGCGAATCGGGCGTCTTCGAGGTGGAGTTCGGCGACAGCAGCCCGTTCTACGCCGCGCGCCTCGTCAACGCGATTGCCGACGCGTATCTGAAGAACAACGATACGCGCCGCGCGCAGGACTCGGAACGCAGTCTGAAATTCCTGAACTCGCAGATCCCGATTGTGCGTGCGCGGCTGCAAAAAGCGGAAGACGCGCTCAACGCGTTTCGTCTGCGTGAAGGCAGCATCGACGTAAGCGGCGAAATCAAAGGCTTGCTCGATCAGTCCGCGGCGATCGAGAAGGCCAAACTGGAAACCAACCTGACTTACCAGGAGCTGCGCTCCAAGTACCAGCTCGGTCAGCCGCCGCTCGATGCGGTGCTGGGCAAGCTGAAGGAACTGGACACCGCTTCGCATAAGCTGTCCGACCGCATCGCGCAACTGCCCAACTTGCAGCAGGAGCTACTGCGTCTGTCGCGCGATGTCGACGTCGAAAACCAGTTGTATGTCGGCCTGATGAACAACGCACAGCAGTTGCAGATTGCTACCGCGAGCAGCGGCGGTAATGCGTCGATCGTCGATTACGCGGAAGTCGCGGAAAAGCCGAGCCGTCCGAATGCGATGCTCGCACTGCTGCTGGGGGGCGCGGCCGGCGGCCTGTTCGGTTTCGTCGCCGTGCAACTGAAGGCGCTCGGTGCCGGCCGGATTCGCGATCCGAAGCGTCTGGAACAGATCGTCGGTATCGATACGCTCGGTATCCTGCCGGTTTCACCGGCCCAGCAAATCGCGGCGGCCAAGCCCGAGCATACGTTCCTGATCAGCGCCGAGGAAACCGAAACGCCGATCATCGAAGCGATGGAAAGCCTCGTACTGGCCGTGCAATGCTCGCTGGCGGAAAAGGACGGTAGCAAGGTCGTGCTGATCACGTCGGCGGTGCCCAACCAGGGCAAGTCGATGATCTCGGCCAACCTCGCGTATCTGCTGGCCGAAAAGGGACTCAAGACGTTGCTGCTCGATGCGGACATGCGCAAGTCCAAGGTCCATCGCTATCTCTCCGCCAATACCAGCGTCGGTTTATCAGGGGTCCTCGACGGCACGCTCGATTCAGCCGATGTGATTGCCAAGCCGACCGAGAATTTCCACGCGTTGCCGGCCGGCAAGAAAACCAGCAAGGCGGCCAAGCTGTTGAGAGGCGACAACTTCGGACCGGTGATCGCTTCGCTGCGGGAAGAGTACGACGTGGTGATCGTCGACTCTCCGCCGGTCCTGCCGGTCACGGACGCCGCCGCGCTGTCGAGATTCGCGGACATGACGCTCTTCGTCACACGGCAAGGAGAAGTCAGCTACGCGGAAGTCGCCGAATCGATGTCGCGTCTCGCGAAAGTCGGCACGAAGGTCGACGGTCTCGTGTTCAACGGCTTTACCCCATCGCCGCTGCGCTATGGGTATTACTCGAATGCTTACCGGTACATGTCTGAGCAAGACTGA
- a CDS encoding D-glycero-alpha-D-manno-heptose-1,7-bisphosphate 7-phosphatase yields MTRKALFLDRDGVVNVDIGYLHTSDECVFNEDIFGLVRTANHAGYVVVLVTNQAGIGRGYFTVDQFHAFTDWMLDEFRCRHARIDRVYYCPHHPEFGLGEYRQACACRKPQSGMFEQARVDFDLDMQGSLMVGDKPSDLQAAARAGVAQRFLLAPAGEYDLELSAALGTRIDGLPELLDRFTHESMHEPLHDTRSPSDSAMDIAANVISAARR; encoded by the coding sequence ATGACTCGTAAAGCGCTATTTCTCGATCGGGACGGCGTCGTCAACGTCGATATCGGCTACCTGCACACGTCCGACGAATGCGTGTTCAACGAAGACATCTTCGGACTCGTCAGAACGGCGAATCACGCGGGCTATGTGGTGGTGCTCGTCACGAACCAGGCGGGCATCGGGCGCGGCTATTTCACCGTCGATCAGTTCCACGCGTTCACCGACTGGATGCTCGACGAATTCCGATGCAGGCACGCGCGCATCGACCGGGTCTATTACTGTCCGCACCATCCGGAGTTCGGGCTCGGCGAGTATCGGCAGGCGTGTGCTTGCCGTAAGCCGCAATCGGGCATGTTCGAGCAGGCGCGCGTCGACTTCGATCTGGATATGCAAGGATCACTGATGGTCGGCGACAAGCCGTCGGATCTGCAGGCGGCGGCGCGAGCGGGCGTCGCGCAGCGTTTCCTGCTGGCACCGGCGGGCGAGTATGACCTTGAACTGAGTGCGGCGCTCGGCACGCGCATCGACGGGCTACCGGAATTGCTCGACCGGTTCACGCATGAGTCGATGCATGAGCCGTTGCATGACACGCGGAGTCCGTCGGACTCCGCCATGGACATCGCCGCGAACGTTATTTCGGCAGCTCGACGCTAA
- a CDS encoding DegT/DnrJ/EryC1/StrS family aminotransferase — protein MNLKYPVYAPYLNGREKALVMDCLDSTWISSKGKYVGQFEESFGSWIGARHAVTVSNGTVALHVALAALGIGPGDEVLVPTLTYIASANAVKYTGADVVFVDSERAYWQIDIEDAERKITSRTKAIMVVHLYGQATEMDAVMALAKKHSLYVIEDCAEAIGTRFDGTHVGTIGDVGCFSFFGNKTITTGEGGMVVTNNAELDRKIRHLRSQGVSSEREYWHDAIAFNYRMTNIAAAIGCAQMESIDDLIAKKQQIAEWYREGLAGLPVQVHAVNPRTRHSYWMVSILVEEAADRDALRAALLHDGIETRPLFYPVHQMSMYAAPGQHFPVADEIASRGINLPSYPALTRDDITFICERVREFLSGQHAKAESLAA, from the coding sequence ATGAACCTCAAATATCCGGTCTACGCTCCGTACCTCAATGGTCGCGAGAAAGCTCTGGTGATGGACTGTCTCGACTCGACGTGGATCTCTTCGAAGGGCAAATACGTCGGCCAGTTCGAGGAATCGTTTGGATCGTGGATCGGCGCGCGTCATGCGGTGACGGTCAGCAACGGCACAGTCGCGCTGCACGTCGCGCTGGCCGCGTTGGGTATCGGCCCGGGCGACGAAGTACTGGTGCCGACCTTGACCTACATCGCGTCCGCGAACGCGGTGAAGTACACCGGCGCGGATGTGGTTTTCGTCGATAGCGAACGCGCGTACTGGCAGATCGACATCGAGGATGCCGAGCGCAAGATCACCAGCAGGACCAAGGCAATCATGGTCGTGCATCTGTACGGTCAGGCGACCGAGATGGACGCCGTGATGGCGTTGGCGAAAAAACACTCGTTGTATGTAATCGAAGACTGCGCGGAAGCAATCGGCACGCGCTTTGACGGCACCCATGTGGGCACGATCGGCGATGTCGGCTGCTTCAGTTTTTTCGGCAACAAGACGATTACGACCGGCGAAGGCGGCATGGTCGTCACCAACAACGCCGAACTGGACCGCAAAATCCGGCACCTGAGAAGTCAGGGTGTGAGTAGCGAGCGCGAGTACTGGCACGATGCGATCGCCTTCAATTATCGAATGACGAATATTGCCGCGGCGATCGGCTGCGCGCAGATGGAGTCTATCGACGACCTGATCGCGAAGAAGCAGCAAATTGCCGAATGGTATCGCGAGGGTCTGGCCGGATTGCCCGTACAGGTGCACGCGGTCAACCCGCGCACGCGGCACAGCTACTGGATGGTATCGATCCTGGTCGAAGAGGCCGCCGATCGTGACGCGTTGCGCGCGGCGCTCCTGCACGACGGTATCGAAACCCGTCCGCTCTTCTATCCGGTCCATCAAATGTCGATGTACGCGGCGCCGGGCCAGCATTTTCCGGTGGCCGACGAGATCGCGAGCCGGGGCATCAACTTGCCGAGCTATCCCGCACTAACGCGCGACGACATCACGTTCATTTGCGAACGGGTGCGGGAGTTCCTGAGCGGACAGCACGCGAAAGCCGAGTCGTTAGCAGCGTAG
- a CDS encoding D-sedoheptulose 7-phosphate isomerase: protein MENIVSISVIEEIEKTVEVLSTLARSPRVIEQVEALAREITTRLNNGNKILLAGNGGSAADAQHIAGEFVSRFNFDRPGLAAFALTVDTSVMTAIGNDYGYEKLFARQLEAVAKQDDVFWAYSTSGRSPNILRALEVAKERKMFRVGFTGSHEEGAAKMRALTDLCIEIPSKSTPKIQEGHLVCGHIVCGIVEQNIFGS from the coding sequence ATGGAGAATATCGTGAGCATTTCCGTTATCGAAGAAATCGAAAAGACCGTTGAAGTTCTGAGCACGCTGGCAAGGAGCCCGCGCGTCATCGAGCAGGTCGAAGCGTTGGCGCGCGAGATCACGACGAGGCTGAACAATGGCAACAAGATATTGCTCGCCGGTAATGGCGGAAGCGCAGCGGATGCACAGCATATTGCCGGCGAATTCGTCAGCCGATTCAATTTCGATCGACCGGGCCTCGCGGCATTCGCGCTGACCGTCGATACCTCGGTGATGACGGCAATCGGCAACGACTACGGCTATGAAAAGCTGTTTGCGCGACAGCTCGAAGCCGTTGCCAAACAGGACGATGTTTTCTGGGCGTACTCGACGTCCGGCCGCTCGCCGAACATTCTGCGCGCGCTCGAAGTCGCGAAGGAGCGCAAGATGTTCAGAGTCGGCTTCACGGGCAGCCATGAAGAGGGCGCCGCGAAGATGCGCGCGCTGACCGATCTGTGCATCGAGATTCCGTCGAAGTCCACGCCGAAGATCCAGGAGGGCCATCTGGTGTGCGGCCATATCGTCTGCGGTATCGTCGAGCAGAACATCTTCGGATCATGA
- a CDS encoding MraY family glycosyltransferase yields the protein MLSFALGFLVSLLITLLIVRYAHLHEKFSTDTDLAGVQKFHVHPVPRIGGTGILIGLIVSAVQLHHAYPAVSGSILGLIACGMPAFGSGLIEDLTKRVSPLARLLCTMAAAALAFFLLDIAVTRISVPPLDFLLSYAAISFAVTVLAVAALANAINIIDGFNGLASMVAFMMFASLAYVAFQVHDPVVLSASFMMMGAVLGFFIWNFPAGLIFLGDGGAYFIGFMLAELSIMLVMRNRDVSAWYPVLLFMYPIFETCFSIYRKKFIRGMSPGIPDGVHLHMLVYKRLMRWAVGTRTARELTRRNSLTSPYLWLLCLIAVVPATLFWRHTLHLFCFVVVFAATYVWLYVSIVRFKSPRWMVVRKTKH from the coding sequence ATGCTCAGTTTTGCGCTCGGCTTTCTGGTTTCTCTGCTGATCACGCTGTTGATCGTGCGCTACGCGCATCTGCATGAAAAATTCTCGACCGATACCGATCTCGCAGGCGTACAGAAATTTCACGTGCACCCGGTGCCGCGCATCGGCGGCACCGGCATTCTGATCGGCCTGATCGTCTCCGCGGTGCAGCTGCATCACGCGTATCCGGCCGTGTCGGGCAGCATTCTCGGCTTGATCGCGTGCGGGATGCCGGCCTTCGGCTCGGGCCTCATCGAGGATCTGACCAAGCGCGTATCGCCGCTAGCGCGCCTGCTCTGCACGATGGCCGCCGCCGCGCTCGCGTTTTTTCTGCTCGATATCGCGGTCACGCGCATCAGCGTGCCGCCGCTCGATTTCCTGCTGTCCTACGCGGCAATTTCGTTCGCGGTCACGGTGCTCGCGGTCGCGGCGCTCGCCAATGCGATCAATATCATCGACGGCTTCAACGGGCTCGCGTCGATGGTCGCGTTCATGATGTTCGCGTCGCTCGCCTACGTCGCGTTCCAGGTTCACGACCCGGTCGTGCTGTCCGCGTCGTTCATGATGATGGGCGCGGTGCTCGGCTTCTTCATCTGGAATTTCCCGGCCGGGCTGATCTTTCTCGGCGATGGCGGCGCTTACTTCATCGGCTTCATGCTCGCCGAACTGTCGATCATGCTGGTGATGCGCAATCGCGACGTGTCCGCGTGGTATCCGGTGCTGCTGTTCATGTATCCGATCTTCGAGACCTGCTTCTCGATCTATCGCAAGAAGTTCATTCGCGGGATGTCGCCGGGCATTCCGGACGGCGTGCATCTGCATATGCTGGTCTATAAGCGGCTAATGCGCTGGGCGGTCGGCACACGTACCGCGCGCGAGCTGACGCGCCGCAATTCGCTGACTTCGCCGTATCTATGGCTGCTGTGCCTGATCGCCGTGGTGCCGGCGACGCTGTTCTGGCGGCACACGCTGCATCTGTTCTGCTTCGTGGTGGTGT
- a CDS encoding GHMP family kinase ATP-binding protein → MTHFIARSRAPLRLGLAGGGTDVSPYSDRFGGLTLNVTIDRFAYASIVPRDDARIELTAADTQVRWIGEITPELPQIKGLGLHVGVYNRIVRQFNGGHPLAVSITTHSEAPPGSGLGSSSTVVVALVQAFCELLSLPLGEYDVAKLAHDIERIDLALAGGKQDQYAATFGGLNFMEFYGDKVIVNPLRIKQDTKAELEASLVLFYTGVSRESANIIKEQTNNVVENQTDPLAALHEVKAEATRMKEAVLRADFGGIAAALRDSWEAKKRMAKGISNPSIDELWRIATNAGAKAGKVSGAGGGGFMMFFVDPIDRPAVTRALGSRDGQVMSCTFTENGAQSWRIS, encoded by the coding sequence ATGACGCACTTTATCGCCCGCTCCCGCGCGCCCCTGCGGCTTGGACTGGCTGGCGGCGGAACCGACGTCTCGCCTTATTCCGACCGCTTTGGCGGACTGACGCTCAACGTCACCATCGACAGGTTTGCCTATGCGTCGATCGTGCCGCGCGACGACGCGAGGATCGAGTTGACCGCCGCGGACACGCAGGTGCGCTGGATCGGAGAGATCACGCCCGAACTCCCGCAAATCAAGGGGCTGGGCTTGCATGTCGGCGTGTACAACCGGATCGTCAGGCAATTCAATGGCGGACATCCGCTGGCCGTATCGATCACCACGCATTCGGAAGCGCCTCCGGGATCCGGACTGGGCTCGTCGTCGACCGTCGTGGTGGCGCTCGTGCAGGCGTTTTGCGAGCTGCTGTCACTACCGCTCGGCGAATACGACGTCGCGAAACTCGCTCACGACATCGAGCGGATCGATCTGGCGCTCGCGGGCGGCAAGCAGGACCAGTACGCGGCAACGTTCGGCGGCCTGAACTTCATGGAGTTCTACGGCGACAAGGTGATCGTGAATCCGCTGCGGATCAAGCAGGATACGAAGGCCGAACTGGAAGCTTCGCTGGTGCTGTTTTATACCGGCGTCTCGCGCGAATCGGCCAACATCATCAAGGAGCAGACCAACAACGTGGTCGAGAACCAGACCGATCCGCTTGCTGCTCTTCATGAAGTCAAAGCTGAAGCGACCCGGATGAAAGAGGCCGTGTTGCGTGCCGACTTCGGCGGCATTGCCGCCGCGCTGCGCGACTCGTGGGAAGCGAAAAAGCGCATGGCCAAAGGCATTTCCAATCCGTCGATCGACGAGTTGTGGCGGATTGCCACTAACGCCGGCGCGAAAGCCGGCAAGGTGTCGGGCGCCGGCGGCGGGGGTTTCATGATGTTCTTCGTCGATCCGATCGATCGCCCGGCCGTAACACGCGCGCTTGGCAGCCGCGATGGCCAGGTCATGTCCTGCACGTTCACAGAAAACGGTGCCCAATCATGGAGAATATCGTGA